Proteins found in one Labrys wisconsinensis genomic segment:
- a CDS encoding aspartate kinase, producing the protein MSGSSRPRLVMKFGGTSVATVERIRIVAKHVKREIEAGYDVAVVVSAMSGKTNELVAWCNEAAGLYDQREYDTVVASGEQVTSGLLAMVLSGIGIKARSWQGWQVPIETNEAHGSARISGIPSTNLDEGFSRGEVAVIAGFQGVEPKSGRIATLGRGGSDTSAVAVAAAIGAERCDIYTDVDGVYTTDPRIVPKARRMDRIAFEEMLEMASLGAKVLQVRSVELAMVHKVKTYVRSSFDDPANPNPGTLICDEEDIVEQQVVTGIAYSKDEAQITLRHVPDKPGVAAAVFVPLAEANINVDMIVQNISEDGKSTDMTFTVPQAEFQRARDVIDKARAVVGCDIVEAATDVAKVSVIGIGMRSHAGVAASCFQALASRSINIRAITTSEIKISVLIDAAYTELAVRTLHSLYGLDKA; encoded by the coding sequence ATGTCCGGCAGTTCCCGCCCCCGTCTCGTGATGAAATTCGGCGGCACCTCGGTCGCCACCGTCGAGCGCATCCGGATCGTGGCGAAACATGTCAAACGCGAGATCGAGGCCGGCTACGACGTCGCCGTGGTGGTTTCGGCCATGTCCGGCAAGACCAACGAGCTCGTCGCCTGGTGCAACGAGGCCGCGGGCCTCTACGACCAGCGCGAATACGACACCGTCGTCGCCTCGGGCGAGCAGGTGACGTCCGGCCTGCTGGCCATGGTGCTGAGCGGCATCGGCATCAAGGCGCGCTCCTGGCAGGGCTGGCAGGTGCCGATCGAGACCAACGAGGCGCACGGGTCGGCGCGCATCAGCGGCATTCCGTCCACGAATCTCGACGAGGGCTTTTCCCGCGGCGAGGTGGCCGTCATCGCCGGCTTCCAGGGCGTGGAGCCGAAGAGCGGCCGGATCGCCACGCTCGGCCGCGGCGGCTCGGACACGTCGGCGGTGGCCGTCGCCGCCGCCATCGGCGCCGAGCGCTGCGACATCTACACCGACGTCGACGGCGTCTACACTACCGACCCGCGCATCGTGCCCAAGGCGCGGCGGATGGACCGCATCGCCTTCGAGGAAATGCTGGAGATGGCCTCGCTCGGGGCCAAGGTGCTGCAGGTGCGCTCGGTCGAGCTCGCGATGGTGCACAAGGTCAAGACCTATGTACGGTCGTCCTTCGACGATCCCGCCAATCCCAATCCCGGAACCCTCATCTGCGACGAGGAAGACATCGTGGAACAGCAGGTCGTCACCGGCATCGCCTACTCCAAGGACGAAGCGCAGATCACCCTGCGCCACGTGCCGGACAAGCCGGGCGTCGCCGCCGCCGTCTTCGTGCCGCTGGCGGAGGCCAATATCAACGTCGACATGATCGTCCAGAACATCTCCGAGGACGGCAAGTCGACCGACATGACCTTCACGGTGCCGCAGGCCGAGTTCCAGCGCGCCAGGGACGTGATCGACAAGGCCCGCGCCGTGGTCGGCTGCGACATCGTCGAGGCGGCCACCGACGTGGCCAAGGTCTCGGTGATCGGCATCGGCATGAGGAGCCATGCCGGCGTCGCCGCCAGCTGCTTCCAGGCCCTGGCCTCGCGCTCGATCAACATCCGGGCGATCACCACCTCGGAGATCAAGATCTCGGTGCTGATCGACGCGGCCTACACGGAGCTTGCCGTGAGGACGCTGCATTCGTTATACGGCCTCGACAAGGCCTGA